ATGGCGCTCTGCACGCATGGACGGACCTGGCCGGGCGCTTGGAGCCTTGGAGCCAGGAATGGCGACAGTCTGACAGGCCGTTGTCATGTGCATGTTCAGTTCCAAAAGTTACCTCAACAATCACATTTTCCTCTCTctgtttcctttcttttcccaaacaaaaaaaagaaaagaagaaggataCAGCTTCCACCGTACAGTCCAGCCATCCAAACGTGACGGTGTAGTAGTAGAGCCTAGGACAGTGATGATGCGTGCGCGTTGTTTCATTGCTAATTTCATCTGACATCATCACGAATtcattcatcatcatcaccttCTTTGCTCTGCTGAGTCGTTTACTGAAACTGCAATTGCGATTGCAGGGGTGCGACGCGTCGGTGCTGCTGGACTCGACGCCGGGGAACAAGGCGGAGAAGGACGCGCCGCCAAACTCGAGCCTCCGGGGGTTCGACGTGATCGACAAGGCCAAGACGCGGCTCGAGCAGGCCTGCTACCGGGtcgtctcctgcgccgacatcctcgccttcgccgcccGAGACGCCCTCGCCCTGGTAAACACACCTCACCTTCCCCTGCCATTTCACATGTCACTGTTACTTCCCTCCATTCTTACCATCTGCAAGCTCCGAGTCGAGCGAACTTGCTCTCGGATCACGCGCAGAGGGACGTGATCTTCTGGAATACAGTATATTAACACACATGGGGGGCGCCTCTACCGATCTCCCTAATTATGCCTTTACCGAATGGCACCAAGCTTTTCCCTCGACCTTTCTCAGAAAAGCAAGGCTGCCTTTTACAACTCCTCCTCTCATCTCCTCCAACAGCAGGAACAACATCCTTTGCTTTCCAAAGGGCACATTTGTACCGTAATAAGTATGCTGCCGCCTGCCTCCATCGAACGACGATATGCCtggacaaagaaaagaaatgaatgTCTCGTTCGGGCAGCCGAATCCGGCATTGCTTTGCTCAGTCTGCGTTCCGGTGGGCACCGCACGGGGCATGCCTGTCTAAGCAACGTTTTGGCACCGCATCTGGCTGGCCCGTTGCGTTGGGCACACGGGAGTCCGTTACGGCAGGCCAAGCGGTCGGTGTCCGTATGTGCATCAACAGCTAGCTATCAGACCGGCGTCTCCTATCCTATCCTGCGTACTCTGGCTCACATGGCCGTGTCGCGCTCACACCGCTTCGAGAAGATCAAGAAACAAAGGAAACCTCGTTAATTTGCTTTCTCCCGAGCCTTCTTTTTCAGATGTGGCGATACAAAGGACAGGATCCGATCTGTCCGATCGTGGCACGGTGCAGGGGGTTCAGTCAGTTAGAAAGTTTACCTAGCTTGGGCCTTTTGTTCTTTTCGTTTTTACCAGCAGTAGAATCGAGCTCTGGCACGTGTAGTGTTGGGCTAAAGGCCAAATCATTCCCCGATCGAGCTTTGCACCGATCACTATGCAACAAGAAAAATCGTGAACCAGATGGCATCCACATGTTACTGAGCGCATGCAGGGGGACGAAGCTCGCACACCGAAGCAAATGATGAACTTGAGTGCTTCTAGAGTTTGTTGCTCTTTCCCGATGGAGGCAAGAATAGTTAAATTTCTCTGTCAGTCTTGCTCACGACAACGGTAGTTAACAGAAAATTAATGTGTTAGCTAGTCATAGGGTGGAGTACACTGCTAGTCATACTACCGTTGCAGCTTTATGTGAGTGATACTGAAAGAAGTCAACGTGTTAGTATCAAGATTGATTATGGTTGATCACCGAGCACTTGGCAGCAGCTCTTGCGACTGATCAAAGTGCATGAGCTTGAGCAGAACACTCCATGTCATGATGACCGAATACTGCCAGTGCGAGAGTGATAGTGAAGCCTGACTCACTCAGAGCTGGAAACAGCACATACAGGCGTTTCCCTTAAATAAACAGCACATCTGCACATAAAGGCCTCCCCTTCATGGGAAAAAGACACAGGCCACCACCAGAAACTACACTCGTGAGGACGACCGGCCGTTCGTTCGGCCCCCAAATCAATTACCAGTAATCAAAAGAAGGGGGTTAATGGCGAGAGAGCTATCAGCAGGATTCCGGTCATCGAGTGGCGCACGTCAAGATACGTTCAGGGCCGGTCGACTTCTATAGTTTAGTTCAGTTACGACGTGGATCCGTCCCACGCCCATGTGGCCTGCACATGCCCCATGACCCACGAATTCCGTCTCCATTCCCCAGTTGGATGGCATGGAGCCCATTGCCCGCGCTCACCACAAAAACGAACGGAAACAAAGCAATTCCTCTCTATATTCACTTTCTAATTCACTGAAACTTATGAgctgtgtttgtgtgtgttgcAGGTGGGAGGCAGCGCGTACCAGGTGCCGGCGGGGCGACGAGACGGGAACGTCTCGTCGGCCGGCGAAACCAACGGGAACCTGCCACCGCCCACGGCCAACGTGAACCAGCTGACCCAGATCTTCGGCTCCAAGGGCCTCTCCAAGGCCCAGATGGTGACGCTGTCGGGGGCGCACACGGTGGGCGCGGCCCAGTGCAGCTCCTTCAGCAGCAGGCTCTACTCGTCGGGCCCCAACGGGGGCCAGGACCCGACCATGGACCCCAAGTACCTGACGGCCCTCACGGCCCAGTGCCCGCAGAAAGGGGCCCAGCAGGCCGTGCCCATGGACCCCGTCACGCCCAACGCCTTCGACACGAATTATTACGCCAATCTGGTGGCTAACCGGGGCCTGCTGTCTTCCGACCAGGCGCTGCTCGCCGACCCGAACGCGTCCGCTCAGGTGGTCGCCTACACCAGCAGCCCTGACACGTTCCAGACCGACTTTGCTAATGCCATGATCGCCATGGGGAATGTTGGCGTGCTCACTGGGAACGCCGGGAACATCAGGACCAACTGCAGAGTAGCCTCCTGATTCAGCTGAGATTAGAGTTGATCGATTGAAGGCTTGGTTCAAATGTATGTAGTCCGTTCTGtcgtgctagctagctagcttaattagctcctcccatcttttttcttctccttttcctctctTACATATATAGTACTGGTACTTTCCTTTTGTGCTTGGATTCTTTTAGCCTCTGTATGTagtatctagctagctagctagttaccGGATTCATAACTGTATATGTGATGATTGGATACCCAACAGTGCTTAATAAGAAGCTATATATACGGATCGGAACAGGCAGTTGCTGCCACTGTAATACTCCTAAATACTCCAACAATAATTCACACACGATGGGCCTCGTAGGGACCCATATTGGGCCACAACACAAATCGGGCTACGAACCTCGCCTCAGCATTGGGCCTGCAGAGTGTCTCGCTTCCCTGCAATTTGGTGGCACCGAGAATCCGTGGGCGGGTGGCAGTCATCGATACACTGCACTGCACCCgagtttaattttcttgttcttcgaaCCCCCATGCACCCCAGCTAGGCAGGCCCCTGGCTAGCTAGAAAAGAACTCTTCTCTCACCCATCAGCTAGGCCCCGGACCCGCTGGTAGAGTACGTGACGTCCATTACATATATGGAAAAAGGCTGCACTACGTACACACCGCAAGCACTGGTCCATGTCCAAATGCAGCTAGCTTAGCTTTACTGCATCAGCAGCACTGTGTGCAGCGTGCAGTATGTAGTACGTAGCAGAGGCAGCACTGTAACCGGCCGCCATAATGTTTCCATGCATCCAGCGCATACACGTATGACGTGGTGCTGATTAAGCTACATCTCTCTGAATATATATACAGATATATACGAATACTACCAATATGTAGTGGTACGCAGTGATTATCGCCGCGGGGAAAGCTAGCTGTGGACGCGTACACGAGTCGAGAAGCATCTCGAGTCCAGCGTGTAGAGTGTAAACGGTTGCTATCTGGACCAGAAATGCACATGCAAAAGCTGTTGAACATGCACTCGTTCAGACCAAAATCGATGTGCAGGTCGCATTGGCTTCTACGGCAAGAATTGGAGAAGGTacagtagcaactagcaagCAGAGATCAATTGCG
This is a stretch of genomic DNA from Brachypodium distachyon strain Bd21 chromosome 1, Brachypodium_distachyon_v3.0, whole genome shotgun sequence. It encodes these proteins:
- the LOC100843601 gene encoding peroxidase 5 produces the protein MEAQARGGLRIPIPIRMRLLVVMLVLMAARPAMAQLAVGYYDTLCPAAEIIVQEEVSKGVSGSPGTAAGLLRLHFHDCFVRGCDASVLLDSTPGNKAEKDAPPNSSLRGFDVIDKAKTRLEQACYRVVSCADILAFAARDALALVGGSAYQVPAGRRDGNVSSAGETNGNLPPPTANVNQLTQIFGSKGLSKAQMVTLSGAHTVGAAQCSSFSSRLYSSGPNGGQDPTMDPKYLTALTAQCPQKGAQQAVPMDPVTPNAFDTNYYANLVANRGLLSSDQALLADPNASAQVVAYTSSPDTFQTDFANAMIAMGNVGVLTGNAGNIRTNCRVAS